One window of Hylemonella gracilis genomic DNA carries:
- the gluQRS gene encoding tRNA glutamyl-Q(34) synthetase GluQRS produces MTADYIGRFAPSPTGPLHAGSLVAALASWLDARAHGGRWLVRIEDVDQARCLPGADQFILQQLALCGLHPDEAPVHQSARGALYQRVLDALAQRARAYPCLCSRREVEQTLEQLGRARNRHGELVYPGTCRPGPGKAPVQGCDANGSHLRAHDTDVAVPRASATRLVPAARPCAWRMRVPAGVLLWQDRRLGAQAQDVAAEVGDFVLKRADGYWAYQLAVTVDDVAQGVTHIVRGEDLADNTPRQILLLHALGYPTPAYLHTPLVLGPNGEKLSKQNGAQALDLGSPDAVLAALKAAAAALGLAADTHAQTRGDVASAQAAWVAEWRARWARR; encoded by the coding sequence ATGACTGCGGATTACATCGGCCGTTTCGCGCCTTCACCCACTGGCCCCCTGCACGCCGGCTCCCTGGTGGCCGCGCTGGCCAGCTGGCTGGACGCGCGGGCGCACGGTGGCCGCTGGCTGGTCCGCATCGAGGATGTGGACCAGGCACGCTGCCTGCCCGGCGCGGACCAGTTCATCCTGCAGCAACTGGCGCTCTGCGGTCTGCATCCTGACGAAGCCCCCGTCCACCAATCGGCGCGTGGCGCTCTCTACCAGCGGGTGCTGGACGCGCTGGCGCAGCGTGCCCGCGCCTACCCCTGCCTCTGCTCGCGCCGCGAGGTGGAACAGACGCTGGAACAACTCGGCCGCGCGCGGAATCGCCATGGTGAGCTGGTCTACCCTGGCACCTGCCGGCCCGGCCCGGGCAAGGCCCCGGTCCAGGGCTGTGACGCGAACGGGAGCCACCTGCGTGCCCATGACACCGACGTCGCCGTCCCACGCGCTAGTGCCACTCGCCTTGTCCCCGCAGCCCGCCCCTGCGCCTGGCGCATGCGCGTGCCTGCGGGCGTGCTGCTCTGGCAGGACCGGCGTCTGGGGGCCCAGGCGCAAGACGTGGCGGCCGAGGTCGGGGACTTCGTGCTCAAGCGCGCCGATGGCTACTGGGCCTACCAGCTCGCCGTGACCGTCGACGACGTGGCCCAGGGCGTCACCCACATCGTGCGCGGCGAGGATCTGGCCGACAACACCCCGCGGCAGATCCTGCTGCTGCACGCCCTGGGTTACCCAACGCCCGCCTACCTGCACACCCCCTTGGTGCTCGGACCGAACGGGGAAAAGCTGAGCAAGCAGAACGGCGCCCAGGCATTGGATCTGGGCAGCCCCGACGCGGTGCTGGCCGCGCTCAAGGCGGCGGCGGCGGCACTCGGCTTGGCCGCCGACACCCACGCCCAGACCCGCGGCGACGTCGCCAGCGCGCAGGCGGCCTGGGTGGCTGAATGGCGGGCGCGATGGGCCCGTCGATGA
- a CDS encoding pseudouridine synthase → MTRPAHRQRPPMIAGVSASCVALPGGEACPLLLDFLAQRLPAVSAAQWRQRMAAGRVLDEQGQALWPEVPMSAFAPGARVYYYRELETEAALPFGANILYQDAHLLVADKPHFMPVTPSGRYVRNSLLVRLKSETGIETLSPVHRIDRETAGLVLFSVQAHERGAYQALFRTQAVDKIYEAIAPLAAQGPDRPLPALHRSRIEVDPKHFFRQCEAEGEPNSETALELVEARMPHALYRLRPRSGKTHQLRVHMNALGRPIAGDLFYPEVVHGPDDAQEDWNQPLRLLARSLAFTDPLTGEPRAFTSRRALDWPDTTESP, encoded by the coding sequence ATGACGCGCCCTGCGCACCGCCAGCGCCCACCCATGATCGCGGGCGTGAGCGCGAGCTGCGTGGCCCTGCCCGGCGGCGAGGCCTGCCCGCTGCTGCTGGATTTCCTGGCGCAACGCCTGCCCGCAGTGAGCGCCGCCCAATGGCGGCAGCGCATGGCGGCAGGGCGCGTGCTGGACGAACAGGGTCAGGCCCTGTGGCCTGAAGTGCCCATGAGCGCTTTCGCCCCCGGCGCGCGCGTCTATTACTACCGCGAGCTGGAGACCGAAGCCGCGCTGCCCTTCGGAGCCAACATCCTGTACCAGGACGCGCACCTGCTCGTGGCGGACAAACCGCATTTCATGCCCGTCACGCCGAGCGGTCGCTATGTGCGCAACAGCCTGCTGGTGCGGCTGAAATCCGAAACAGGCATCGAGACGCTCAGCCCCGTCCACCGCATTGACCGGGAGACCGCCGGCCTGGTGCTCTTCAGCGTGCAAGCGCACGAGCGCGGCGCCTACCAGGCGCTGTTTCGCACACAGGCGGTGGACAAAATATACGAAGCCATCGCGCCCCTCGCCGCCCAAGGCCCGGACCGGCCCTTGCCCGCCCTCCACCGAAGCCGCATCGAGGTCGATCCCAAGCACTTCTTTCGCCAGTGCGAAGCCGAGGGCGAGCCCAACAGCGAAACGGCGCTTGAACTGGTCGAGGCGCGCATGCCGCATGCGCTGTACCGCCTGCGTCCGCGCAGCGGCAAGACCCACCAGTTGCGCGTGCACATGAACGCCCTGGGCCGACCGATCGCGGGGGATCTGTTCTACCCCGAAGTCGTGCACGGCCCTGACGACGCACAGGAAGACTGGAATCAGCCCCTGCGCCTGCTGGCGCGCAGCCTGGCCTTCACCGACCCGCTGACCGGCGAACCCCGCGCTTTCACGAGCCGGAGGGCCTTGGACTGGCCGGACACGACCGAATCGCCCTGA
- the prmB gene encoding 50S ribosomal protein L3 N(5)-glutamine methyltransferase: MTLAELIAEAAARLASAQQAGRLAFGHGTSNAQDEAIWLVLWKLGLPLDCALDAEGARAVSTAEARDALALIDERISTRKPAAYLTGEAWLQGVPFFVDERAIVPRSFIAELIVDADGQGTLDAWLGEDTRKVLDLCTGNGSLAVLAALAWPEVQVDGADISADALEVAHINVGRHGLQERVRLLKSDGLAQVPGTYDLILCNPPYVNLQSMASLPAEYRAEPELALSGNLNGGTDGMDFIRLLLRDAPTHMSAQAVLVLEIGNERDHYEAAFPALAAHTVWLDTSAGEDQVLLLTREALSQAPAR; encoded by the coding sequence ATGACGCTGGCCGAACTCATCGCCGAGGCCGCCGCGCGGCTCGCCTCGGCGCAGCAGGCGGGCAGACTGGCCTTCGGCCACGGCACCAGCAACGCGCAGGACGAGGCCATCTGGCTGGTGCTGTGGAAGCTGGGCCTGCCACTGGACTGCGCCCTGGACGCCGAAGGCGCGCGCGCGGTCTCGACCGCCGAGGCCCGCGACGCGCTGGCGCTGATCGACGAGCGCATCAGCACGCGCAAGCCCGCGGCCTACCTGACGGGTGAAGCCTGGCTGCAAGGCGTTCCTTTCTTCGTGGATGAGCGGGCCATCGTGCCGCGCAGCTTCATCGCCGAGTTGATCGTCGACGCCGACGGGCAGGGCACGCTGGATGCCTGGCTGGGCGAGGACACCCGCAAAGTACTCGACCTCTGCACCGGCAACGGCAGCCTGGCCGTGCTGGCGGCCCTGGCCTGGCCCGAGGTGCAGGTCGATGGCGCGGACATTTCGGCCGATGCGCTGGAGGTGGCGCACATCAACGTCGGCCGACACGGCTTGCAGGAGCGCGTGCGGCTGCTGAAGTCCGATGGCCTGGCCCAGGTGCCAGGCACCTACGACCTTATCCTCTGCAACCCGCCCTACGTCAACCTGCAAAGCATGGCGTCGCTGCCCGCTGAATACCGCGCCGAGCCCGAGCTGGCCCTCTCCGGCAACCTGAACGGCGGCACGGACGGCATGGACTTCATCCGCCTCTTGCTGCGCGATGCGCCTACCCACATGAGCGCGCAGGCCGTGCTGGTGCTCGAGATCGGCAACGAGCGCGACCACTACGAAGCCGCCTTCCCCGCCCTGGCCGCGCACACCGTCTGGCTCGACACCAGCGCGGGCGAAGACCAGGTGCTGCTGCTCACGCGCGAGGCCTTGAGCCAGGCTCCAGCCCGATAA
- the trmB gene encoding tRNA (guanosine(46)-N7)-methyltransferase TrmB → MPPLNTPSAAPPGVAYPKAIKSYVTRAGRTTTGQAKALLEWGPLYLLPFQSTPLDLDATFQRDPGHPAPTILEIGFGMGDATAHIAALMPNKNFIGCEVHEPGVGALLKHIGERGLTNLRIVQHDAVEVLGQMLRPGSLAGVHIFFPDPWHKKRHHKRRLIQPDFVRKLASYLRPPGTQGEPGGYLHCATDWQPYAEQMLAVLSAEPALRNTATGYAPRPAYRPETKFERRGLRLGHGVWDLVFERV, encoded by the coding sequence ATGCCTCCCCTGAACACCCCCTCCGCGGCGCCACCAGGCGTTGCCTACCCCAAGGCCATCAAGAGCTACGTGACGCGCGCGGGCCGCACGACCACGGGCCAGGCCAAGGCCCTGCTGGAATGGGGGCCGCTGTACTTGCTGCCCTTCCAGTCAACGCCGCTGGATCTGGACGCCACCTTCCAGCGCGATCCCGGGCATCCGGCGCCCACGATCCTGGAAATCGGCTTCGGCATGGGCGACGCCACGGCGCACATCGCCGCGCTGATGCCGAACAAGAACTTCATCGGTTGCGAGGTGCACGAGCCGGGCGTGGGTGCCCTGCTCAAGCACATCGGCGAGCGCGGCCTGACCAACTTGCGCATCGTGCAGCACGACGCGGTGGAGGTGCTGGGCCAGATGCTGCGGCCCGGTTCGCTCGCGGGCGTGCACATTTTCTTCCCCGACCCCTGGCACAAGAAACGCCACCACAAGCGGCGCCTGATCCAGCCGGACTTCGTGCGCAAGCTCGCCAGCTACCTGCGCCCGCCGGGCACCCAGGGCGAGCCGGGCGGTTACCTCCACTGCGCGACCGACTGGCAGCCCTATGCCGAGCAGATGCTCGCCGTGCTGAGCGCCGAGCCCGCGCTGCGCAACACCGCGACGGGCTACGCACCCCGCCCGGCCTACCGGCCCGAGACCAAGTTCGAACGACGCGGCCTGCGCCTGGGCCACGGCGTCTGGGACCTGGTGTTTGAGCGCGTCTGA
- a CDS encoding LysR family transcriptional regulator, with amino-acid sequence MQAPSPAPHSARDVLTPDALAMLQAIEAAGSFAAAARALGLVPSALTYRVRQIEDALDVLLYDRSSRQARLTAAGAELLREGQRLLGEIDAVARRVQRVATGWESQFTVAVDGIIHRPTLMELCESFFTLGAPTRLKLRDETLMGTLEALTSGQADLAIGVVLEAGDIGTGNVGLQSKPLGQVEFIYAVAPHHPLATAPEPLTDVMLLQHRAVAVADSSSQGQGLTVGLLAGQDVLTVGTMQAKLDAQLRGLGGGFLPECNARPYIEAGRLVVKQIERSRRVVRTSYVWRGNSAPGQAPGQGAGRALQWWLQQLESPTTRAALLGPLQR; translated from the coding sequence ATGCAAGCGCCGTCCCCTGCCCCCCATTCCGCTCGCGACGTCCTGACCCCGGACGCGCTGGCCATGCTCCAGGCCATCGAAGCCGCGGGCAGCTTCGCGGCGGCGGCGCGCGCCCTGGGTCTGGTGCCCAGCGCCCTGACCTACCGCGTGCGCCAGATCGAAGACGCCCTGGACGTGCTGCTCTATGACCGCAGTTCCCGTCAGGCCCGGCTGACCGCGGCGGGCGCCGAGTTGCTGCGCGAGGGCCAGCGCCTGCTGGGCGAGATCGACGCCGTCGCGCGCCGGGTGCAGCGCGTGGCCACCGGCTGGGAGTCGCAGTTCACCGTCGCCGTCGACGGCATCATCCACCGCCCCACCCTCATGGAGCTGTGCGAAAGCTTTTTCACCCTGGGCGCCCCCACGCGCCTGAAGCTGCGAGACGAAACGCTGATGGGCACGCTGGAAGCCCTGACCAGCGGCCAGGCCGACCTAGCCATCGGCGTGGTGCTGGAGGCTGGCGACATCGGCACCGGCAACGTGGGCCTGCAAAGCAAGCCGCTGGGGCAGGTGGAGTTCATCTACGCCGTGGCCCCCCACCACCCGCTGGCGACCGCCCCCGAGCCCCTGACCGATGTCATGCTGCTGCAGCATCGCGCCGTGGCCGTCGCGGACTCGTCCAGTCAGGGCCAGGGTCTCACCGTGGGCCTGCTGGCCGGGCAGGACGTGCTCACCGTCGGCACCATGCAGGCCAAACTGGACGCGCAATTGCGTGGCCTGGGCGGCGGTTTCCTGCCCGAATGCAACGCCCGCCCCTACATCGAGGCCGGCCGGCTGGTCGTCAAGCAAATCGAACGGTCGCGACGCGTGGTGAGGACCAGCTATGTCTGGCGGGGCAACAGCGCCCCCGGCCAGGCACCGGGCCAGGGCGCGGGCCGCGCCCTGCAATGGTGGCTGCAGCAATTGGAGAGTCCGACCACCCGCGCCGCCCTGCTGGGTCCATTGCAACGCTGA
- a CDS encoding pirin family protein, translated as MLTIRKSQDRGYADHGWLKSFHSFSFAGYYDPEFMGWGNLRVINEDRIAPGTGFGTHGHRDMEIISYVLEGNLAHKDSMGNVKGIPPGDVQRMSAGSGVMHSEFNHAAGQQTHFLQIWIEPNVRGIAPSYEQKTFVSDDKRGRLRLVASPTGEDGSVTVHADARLYAGLFNGDEAATLKLDAQRKAYLHLVQGELEVNGQKLTGGDAAMIVAEGELKIAKGKDAEVLVFTDLTH; from the coding sequence ATGCTGACCATTCGCAAATCCCAGGACCGCGGTTACGCCGACCACGGCTGGCTCAAGTCTTTCCACAGCTTTTCTTTCGCGGGCTATTACGACCCCGAATTCATGGGTTGGGGCAATCTGCGTGTCATCAATGAAGACCGCATTGCCCCCGGCACCGGTTTCGGCACCCACGGCCATCGGGACATGGAGATCATCAGCTACGTGCTCGAGGGCAACCTGGCGCACAAGGACAGCATGGGCAACGTCAAGGGCATCCCGCCCGGCGACGTGCAGCGCATGAGCGCGGGCAGCGGCGTGATGCACAGCGAGTTCAACCACGCAGCGGGCCAGCAGACGCATTTCCTGCAGATCTGGATCGAGCCGAACGTGCGCGGCATCGCGCCCAGTTACGAGCAGAAGACCTTCGTGTCCGACGACAAGCGTGGCCGACTGCGCCTGGTGGCCTCGCCCACGGGCGAGGACGGATCGGTCACCGTCCACGCTGACGCGCGTCTGTATGCGGGCCTGTTCAACGGTGACGAAGCAGCGACGCTCAAGCTCGACGCCCAGCGCAAGGCTTACCTGCACCTTGTCCAAGGCGAACTGGAAGTCAATGGCCAGAAACTGACGGGCGGTGACGCGGCGATGATCGTGGCCGAAGGCGAGCTGAAAATCGCCAAGGGCAAGGACGCCGAGGTGCTGGTCTTCACCGATCTGACTCACTGA
- a CDS encoding ABC-F family ATP-binding cassette domain-containing protein: protein MITLKNITLRRGAKVILDGASATINPGEKVGLVGRNGAGKSTLFALLNGSIHEDGGDFSIPAQWRMAQVAQDMPETDESATDFVLAGDTALAAANAEVAAAEASEDGERMAHAYMALQDVGAHDAPARAQALILGLGFQNPELDRPVNSFSGGWRMRLQLARALMAPSDLLLLDEPTNHLDLDALVWLEAWLQRYAGTLLVISHDREFLDAITNVTLHIESAQLKRYGGNYSRFEDMRAEQLALQQASYSKQQDKIAHLQKFIARFKAQASKAKQAQSRVKALERMEKIGPVLAEADFTFEFKEPANLPNPMLTLQGVDCGYPGQAEGDAPLTIVQNIGKSVLAGQRIGILGANGQGKSTLVKTIAGDLKPIAGEIVQGKGLAIGYFAQQELDVLRPQDTPLEHMIRLARDTTQAGRLSGQSTREQDLRSYLGSFNFTGDQVKQAVGSMSGGEKARLVLALLVWQRPNLLLLDEPTNHLDLATREALSVALNEFEGALMLVSHDRALLRAVCDEFWLVTRGGVLPFDGDLDDYQRYLLDEAKRQREAIKAGILSPSMASSTTPSPASPASTPPPPAATSASATTKPAARENNRTRQMRKELEQCETRMAALSEEKQGIEARLNANPALDEIQRLSARMAALQTELDGVEARWLELGNALEATT, encoded by the coding sequence ATGATCACCCTCAAGAACATCACCCTGCGCCGCGGCGCCAAAGTCATCCTGGACGGCGCCTCGGCCACGATCAACCCTGGCGAGAAAGTCGGCCTGGTGGGCCGCAACGGCGCGGGCAAATCCACCCTGTTCGCCCTGCTCAATGGCAGCATTCACGAGGACGGCGGGGATTTCAGCATTCCCGCGCAGTGGCGCATGGCGCAGGTCGCGCAGGACATGCCCGAGACGGATGAAAGCGCCACGGACTTCGTGCTCGCGGGCGACACAGCCCTGGCCGCCGCCAACGCGGAAGTCGCCGCGGCCGAAGCCAGCGAGGACGGCGAACGCATGGCGCACGCCTACATGGCGCTGCAAGACGTGGGGGCGCACGATGCACCAGCGCGCGCGCAGGCCCTCATCCTGGGCCTGGGGTTCCAGAACCCGGAACTGGATCGGCCCGTCAACAGCTTCTCCGGCGGCTGGCGCATGCGTCTGCAGCTCGCCCGTGCGCTGATGGCCCCCAGCGATCTGCTGCTGCTCGACGAGCCGACCAACCACTTGGACCTGGACGCCCTGGTCTGGCTCGAGGCCTGGCTGCAACGCTACGCAGGCACGCTGCTTGTCATCAGCCATGACCGCGAGTTTCTCGACGCCATCACGAACGTGACGCTGCACATCGAGAGCGCGCAGCTCAAACGCTACGGTGGCAACTACAGCCGCTTCGAGGACATGCGCGCCGAGCAATTGGCGCTGCAACAGGCCAGTTACTCCAAGCAACAGGACAAGATCGCCCACCTGCAAAAATTCATCGCCCGCTTCAAGGCCCAGGCCAGCAAGGCCAAGCAGGCGCAAAGCCGCGTGAAGGCGCTGGAGCGCATGGAAAAAATCGGCCCCGTTCTGGCCGAGGCCGATTTCACCTTCGAGTTCAAGGAACCGGCCAACCTGCCCAACCCCATGCTGACGCTGCAAGGCGTGGATTGCGGCTACCCGGGTCAGGCCGAGGGTGACGCGCCCCTCACCATCGTGCAGAACATCGGCAAATCCGTGCTGGCGGGGCAGCGCATCGGCATCCTGGGCGCGAACGGCCAGGGCAAGTCCACGCTGGTCAAAACCATCGCCGGCGATCTGAAACCGATCGCCGGCGAAATCGTCCAGGGCAAGGGTCTGGCCATCGGCTACTTCGCGCAGCAGGAGCTGGACGTGCTGCGCCCCCAGGACACGCCGCTGGAACACATGATTCGCCTCGCCCGCGATACGACGCAGGCAGGCCGCCTGAGCGGCCAGAGCACGCGCGAACAGGATCTGCGCAGCTACCTGGGCAGCTTCAACTTCACGGGCGATCAGGTCAAGCAGGCCGTGGGCAGCATGAGCGGCGGCGAAAAGGCACGGCTGGTGCTGGCCTTGCTGGTCTGGCAGCGGCCCAACCTGCTGTTGCTGGATGAGCCGACCAACCACCTGGACCTGGCCACACGCGAGGCCCTGTCCGTCGCGCTCAACGAGTTCGAGGGCGCGCTCATGCTGGTCAGCCACGACCGTGCCCTGCTGCGCGCCGTGTGCGACGAGTTCTGGCTGGTGACCCGCGGTGGCGTGCTGCCCTTCGATGGCGACCTGGACGACTACCAGCGCTACCTGCTGGACGAAGCCAAGCGACAGCGCGAGGCGATCAAGGCCGGCATCCTGAGCCCGTCCATGGCCAGCAGCACGACGCCCTCGCCGGCCAGCCCGGCCTCCACCCCGCCCCCCCCGGCTGCGACCAGCGCCAGCGCGACCACCAAGCCCGCCGCGCGTGAAAACAACCGCACGCGCCAGATGCGCAAGGAGCTGGAACAATGCGAGACACGCATGGCCGCGCTGAGCGAGGAGAAGCAAGGCATCGAGGCGCGCCTGAACGCGAACCCGGCCCTGGACGAAATCCAGCGGCTGAGCGCACGCATGGCGGCGCTGCAGACGGAACTCGACGGCGTGGAAGCACGCTGGCTCGAATTGGGCAACGCATTGGAAGCGACCACTTGA
- a CDS encoding transglutaminase-like domain-containing protein: MTTVQRTSEGRATQRRAFLKNAAAAASCAATVSALGTWPIRAGAQSATPERQFNPQPGAWRSFEVKTRVDVQLADGQTRVWLPVPSIDSDWQRTLDNRWDSNGRVTLSKDVAQGGVPATQWLAVEFMPGEKAPWVELSSRVQTRSRAVDWSAKSSQPQDKDLAFWTRPTALLPTDGIVRETALKATQGAKTDYEKVRAVYDWVVTNAYREPKVRGCGEGDIKTMLETGNLGGKCADINALFVGLCRAVGLPARDVYGLRLAPSAFGYKELGGNNMGNLSGAQHCRSEVYLKDHGWVAMDPADVAKVMRQETPEWIKTTQNPLVSPVNKALFGQWEGNWVGWNMAHDLNLPGAQKGPLGFLMYPVCETGPAGQIERLDSYTPDAFKYRVTAQEV, translated from the coding sequence ATGACTACCGTTCAACGCACGTCCGAAGGACGCGCGACGCAGCGCCGTGCCTTCCTGAAAAACGCGGCGGCGGCCGCCTCCTGTGCCGCCACCGTCTCCGCGCTTGGAACCTGGCCGATCCGCGCGGGCGCGCAGAGCGCCACACCCGAGCGCCAATTCAATCCCCAGCCCGGCGCCTGGCGCAGCTTTGAAGTCAAGACTCGGGTGGACGTGCAACTCGCCGACGGTCAGACCCGCGTCTGGTTGCCGGTGCCCTCCATCGACAGCGACTGGCAGCGTACCCTGGACAACCGCTGGGACAGCAATGGCCGTGTCACCTTGAGCAAGGACGTGGCGCAAGGTGGCGTGCCGGCGACGCAGTGGCTGGCCGTCGAGTTCATGCCGGGCGAAAAAGCCCCTTGGGTGGAGCTGAGCAGCCGCGTGCAAACCCGCAGCCGCGCGGTGGACTGGTCGGCCAAATCCAGCCAGCCGCAGGACAAGGACCTCGCGTTCTGGACGCGTCCCACCGCGCTGCTGCCCACCGACGGCATCGTGCGCGAGACGGCACTCAAGGCCACGCAAGGCGCCAAGACCGACTACGAGAAGGTGCGTGCCGTCTACGACTGGGTGGTCACCAACGCCTACCGCGAGCCCAAGGTGCGCGGCTGCGGCGAAGGCGACATCAAGACCATGCTGGAGACTGGCAATCTGGGCGGCAAGTGCGCCGACATCAACGCGCTCTTCGTGGGCCTGTGCCGCGCCGTGGGCCTGCCCGCGCGCGACGTCTACGGCCTGCGCCTCGCGCCTTCGGCCTTTGGCTACAAGGAACTCGGCGGCAACAACATGGGCAACTTGTCAGGCGCCCAGCATTGCCGTTCCGAGGTCTATCTCAAGGACCATGGCTGGGTGGCGATGGACCCGGCGGACGTGGCCAAGGTCATGCGCCAGGAAACGCCGGAATGGATCAAGACCACGCAGAACCCGCTGGTCTCTCCGGTGAACAAGGCGCTCTTCGGTCAGTGGGAGGGTAACTGGGTGGGGTGGAACATGGCGCACGACCTGAATCTGCCCGGCGCCCAGAAAGGCCCGCTCGGCTTTCTGATGTACCCGGTGTGCGAAACAGGGCCTGCCGGTCAGATCGAGCGCCTGGATTCCTACACGCCGGATGCCTTCAAGTACCGCGTCACCGCGCAGGAGGTCTGA
- a CDS encoding DoxX family protein translates to MFNQLQAPITLIGRILLALLFVPAGINKISSFSGVAGYVSSTMHLPQFMGYAGAAVAIFVEVVLGLALLVGFKTRWSAFILAIFTVVAGFFFHNFWNMLVDPGNMQQIHFFKNLAIAGGLLAFAAFGPGRLSFDGSRG, encoded by the coding sequence ATGTTCAATCAACTCCAGGCGCCGATCACCCTGATTGGCCGCATTCTGCTCGCGCTGCTGTTCGTGCCGGCCGGCATCAACAAGATCAGCAGTTTCTCGGGCGTGGCGGGTTATGTGTCTTCCACCATGCACCTGCCCCAGTTCATGGGTTACGCGGGTGCCGCCGTGGCCATCTTCGTCGAGGTGGTGCTCGGCCTGGCGCTGCTGGTGGGCTTCAAGACACGCTGGAGTGCCTTCATCCTGGCGATCTTCACCGTGGTGGCGGGCTTCTTCTTCCACAACTTCTGGAACATGCTGGTGGATCCGGGCAATATGCAGCAGATTCACTTCTTCAAGAACCTGGCCATCGCGGGCGGCCTGCTGGCATTCGCAGCCTTTGGTCCCGGCCGTCTGAGCTTCGACGGCAGCCGAGGCTGA
- a CDS encoding pirin family protein — protein MTSSVLVLSGHEKDLGGGFTVSRVLPSAQRQSVGPFLFFDHMGPVTETPGREHDVRPHPHIGLATVTYLFEGAQMHRDSVGSLQRIEPGAVNWMTAGRGIVHSERKPDDLVDASYGVHGLQLWAALPRAQEEVAPSFAHTPANAIPEITADGHSVRVLIGEAFGVKSPVQVYMPTLYLDVKLPEGGIFELPPLYEERAVYAVDQPLLLDCPDGAQVEVGQRQMAVLPNQDVDAGGGSVRIKAGERPSRFVVIGGAPLDGHRHMYWNFVSTRKERIVQACADWEAQRMGQVPGETEFIPLPLRKFNPA, from the coding sequence ATGACTTCATCCGTGCTGGTTCTGTCGGGCCATGAAAAAGACCTCGGCGGCGGTTTCACCGTGTCGCGTGTGCTGCCCTCGGCGCAGCGCCAATCCGTGGGCCCCTTCCTCTTCTTCGACCACATGGGGCCGGTCACGGAAACCCCGGGACGCGAGCACGACGTGCGTCCCCATCCACACATCGGCCTGGCGACGGTGACCTACCTGTTCGAAGGCGCGCAGATGCACCGCGACAGCGTGGGCTCGCTGCAGCGCATCGAGCCGGGCGCCGTCAACTGGATGACGGCCGGGCGCGGCATCGTGCATTCCGAGCGCAAGCCAGATGATCTGGTCGACGCCAGCTACGGCGTGCATGGCCTGCAGCTCTGGGCGGCCCTGCCGCGTGCCCAGGAGGAGGTGGCGCCCAGTTTCGCGCACACACCCGCGAACGCCATTCCGGAGATCACGGCGGACGGGCATTCCGTGCGCGTGCTGATCGGCGAGGCCTTTGGCGTGAAGTCACCCGTGCAGGTCTACATGCCCACGCTCTACCTGGACGTGAAGCTGCCCGAGGGTGGCATCTTTGAATTGCCTCCGCTCTACGAAGAGCGTGCCGTCTACGCCGTGGACCAGCCCCTGCTGCTGGATTGCCCGGACGGCGCCCAGGTCGAGGTTGGCCAGCGTCAGATGGCTGTGCTACCGAACCAGGACGTGGACGCCGGTGGTGGCTCGGTGCGCATCAAGGCCGGCGAGCGACCCTCGCGTTTTGTCGTCATCGGCGGCGCACCGCTGGACGGCCACCGCCACATGTACTGGAACTTCGTCTCCACGCGCAAGGAACGCATCGTGCAGGCCTGCGCTGATTGGGAGGCGCAGCGCATGGGCCAGGTGCCGGGTGAGACGGAGTTCATCCCACTTCCCCTGCGCAAGTTCAACCCCGCCTGA
- a CDS encoding sulfurtransferase: MNQADILNISVYKFVPLPDAAELRERLKARAEALGLKGTVLLAEEGINLFVAGVPGAVRDFMAALHADARLADLAPKESWSKHQPFRKLVVKHKREIIRMNHPTIRPAQGRAPALAPLTVKRWLDQGHDDEGRPVVTLDTRNAFEVQHGAFEGAIDWRIRKFSEFPAAVQAHKAELAGKTVISYCTGGIRCEKAAIYMQEAGLSHVYQIEGGILKYFEEAGGAHYQGNCFVFDERISLSPDLAPLPPGAAHPSIDRDVSTD; this comes from the coding sequence ATGAACCAAGCCGACATCCTCAACATCTCCGTCTACAAGTTCGTGCCCCTGCCGGACGCCGCCGAGCTGCGCGAGCGCCTGAAGGCCCGGGCCGAAGCCCTGGGCCTCAAGGGCACGGTGCTGCTGGCCGAGGAAGGCATCAACCTCTTCGTGGCGGGCGTGCCGGGCGCCGTGCGCGACTTCATGGCGGCCTTGCACGCGGACGCGCGCCTGGCCGATCTGGCACCCAAGGAAAGCTGGTCAAAGCACCAGCCCTTTCGCAAGCTGGTGGTCAAGCACAAGCGCGAGATCATCCGCATGAACCACCCGACCATCCGTCCCGCCCAAGGCCGCGCCCCGGCCCTGGCACCACTGACGGTGAAACGCTGGCTGGACCAGGGGCACGACGACGAAGGTCGTCCCGTGGTGACGCTGGACACGCGCAATGCCTTCGAGGTCCAGCACGGCGCCTTCGAGGGCGCGATCGATTGGCGCATCCGCAAATTCTCTGAATTCCCCGCCGCCGTCCAGGCGCACAAGGCCGAGCTGGCGGGCAAGACGGTCATCAGCTACTGCACGGGTGGCATCCGCTGCGAGAAAGCCGCCATCTACATGCAGGAGGCCGGCCTGAGCCACGTCTACCAGATCGAAGGCGGCATCCTCAAATACTTCGAGGAAGCGGGCGGCGCGCACTACCAAGGCAACTGCTTCGTCTTTGACGAGCGCATTTCCCTCAGTCCGGACTTGGCGCCGCTGCCGCCGGGCGCGGCGCATCCGTCGATCGACCGGGACGTCAGCACGGACTGA